A genomic region of Cannabis sativa cultivar Pink pepper isolate KNU-18-1 chromosome 1, ASM2916894v1, whole genome shotgun sequence contains the following coding sequences:
- the LOC115704551 gene encoding agamous-like MADS-box protein AGL61 — translation MASIEETKTHNNNNKRTTQGRQKIEIKKLEKKSNKQVTFSKRRSGLFKKAAELSVLCGSEVAVIVFSPNGKLFTFGNPSVDDVVSSYLNNGAVAVPSSSSGNGNSTSNLVNAMIELEEAEKKKKQVVRQATLGSILENNNNINAWLEKPVEEMGYEECDHQLTKLISLRNKISEASSSKDFDVPMTKTTPFCGLGLNF, via the coding sequence ATGGCATCCATTGAAGAAACCAAaactcataataataataataagagaacTACCCAAGGAAGACAAAAGATcgaaattaagaaattagaaaagaaGAGTAACAAACAAGTTACCTTCTCCAAACGACGCTCTGGTCTGTTCAAGAAAGCCGCCGAGCTCAGTGTCCTTTGTGGGTCGGAGGTAGCCGTCATTGTCTTCTCTCCCAACGGCAAACTCTTCACCTTTGGCAACCCATCTGTGGACGACGTCGTAAGCTCATATCTCAATAATGGAGCCGTAGCAGTACCGAGTAGTAGTAGTGGTAATGGTAATAGTACTAGTAATTTGGTGAATGCCATGATTGAGTTGGAAGAGgctgagaagaagaaaaaacaagTGGTGAGACAAGCAACATTGGGCTCAATTTtagagaataataataatattaatgcgTGGTTGGAGAAACCTGTGGAGGAGATGGGGTATGAAGAGTGTGATCATCAATTGACTAAGTTGATTAGCCTTCGGAATAAGATCTCCGAAGCCAGTTCTAGTAAGGATTTTGATGTTCCAATGACGAAGACGACGCCGTTTTGTGGATtgggtttgaatttttaa
- the LOC115704552 gene encoding agamous-like MADS-box protein AGL62, with the protein MASIEETKPHNKRTSQGRRKIDIKKLEKKSNKQVTFSKRRSGLFKKAAELGILCGAEVAVIVFSPNNKLFSFGNVDDVAGSYLNNGAVVPSSSSTSTLVKGMIELEEAEEKKRQLERQATLASILENNNINSWWEKPVEEMGYEECDNHLATLINIRNKFSDASSSSTDFDVPKTKTMPFCGDWGLGLNF; encoded by the coding sequence ATGGCATCCATTGAAGAAACCAAACCTCATAATAAGAGAACTTCTCAAGGAAGACGAAAGATAGACATCAAGAAATTGGAGAAGAAGAGTAACAAGCAAGTTACCTTCTCTAAACGACGCTCCGGTCTGTTCAAGAAAGCGGCCGAACTCGGTATCCTTTGTGGGGCGGAGGTGGCCGTCATTGTCTTCTCTCCCAACAACAAACTCTTCTCCTTCGGCAATGTAGACGACGTCGCTGGCTCATATCTTAATAATGGAGCCGTAGTACCCAGTAGTAGTAGTACTAGTACTTTGGTGAAAGGCATGATTGAGTTGGAAGAAGCTGAGGAGAAGAAAAGACAACTGGAGAGACAAGCAACATTGGCCTCAATTTTAGAGAATAATAATATCAATTCGTGGTGGGAGAAACCTGTGGAAGAGATGGGGTATGAAGAGTGTGATAATCACTTGGCTACGTTGATTAACATTCGGAATAAGTTCTCCGATGCCAGTTCTTCTAGTACGGATTTTGATGTTCCAAAGACGAAGACGATGCCGTTTTGTGGTGATTggggtttgggtttgaatttttaa
- the LOC133034706 gene encoding uncharacterized protein LOC133034706 — protein sequence MIESEGELKETEPLQILVQSNGHWDDNRNYVDYESSGELISTKCTFEELMRIMMEELQCNHESTQLQLKYQLKEGGQPLQIKDDKSLLFYIKLLTKEVDFTRYPLCVNKTSNTAPPNQTMVWNNMIMESYENNAAQEDLQQPGNNTATTSKQQLSQRRDDGIW from the exons ATGATTGAATCAGAAGGAGAATTGAAG GAAACGGAACCATTACAAATATTGGTGCAGAGCAATGGGCATTGGGATGACAACAGAAACTATGTTGATTATGAATCAAGTGGAGAATTAATTTCGACCAAGTGCACTTTTGAGGAACTAATGAGAATAATGATGGAAGAACTCCAATGCAACCATGAATCAACACAACTACAACTGAAATATCAACTGAAGGAAGGAGGCCAACCACTACAaatcaaggatgacaaaagtctGTTGTTCTACATAAAGCTATTAACGAAGGAGGTTGATTTCACAAGGTACCCATTGTGTGTGAACAAAACCAGTAACACGGCACCACCTAACCAAACAATGGTGTGGAACAATATGATCATGGAATCGTATGAGAACAACGCAGCACAGGAAGACTTGCAGCAACCTGGAAACAACACGGCAACAACTTCCAAGCAACAACTATCTCAACGCAGAGACGATGGGATCTGGTGA
- the LOC133033549 gene encoding uncharacterized protein LOC133033549: MKDKYGIKMNYMKAWRSKERAQTQLHGNAKESYNLLPRYLYMLQKTNPGTLIDIEKDDDDSFKYAFVALNAAIKGWPNCKPIIVVDGTFLKAAYGGTLLTANTQDAESKIFPLAYCIVDSENDKSWEWFLKKIREAFGVRECQCLISDRHESIIKATRKVFPEITHGYCIFHLLSNLKTKFKKNAKHFRVPFFAAAKAYTEMEFEFHMRELDNLDKRIRPYLEKIGHEKWSRYHSENNR; this comes from the exons ATGAAAGACAAATACGGAATAAAGATGAATTACATGAAAGCATGGCGTAGTAAAGAGCGAGCACAAACCCAGCTACATGGAAATGCTAAAGAGTCGTACAATCTCTTGCCTAGATACCTGTACATGCTACAGAAAACAAAtccag GAACATTAATAGACATAGAGAAAGATGATGATGACAGTTTCAAATATGCATTTGTTGCATTGAATGCTGCTATAAAAGGTTGGCCAAACTGCAAACCAATCATCGTGGTAGACGGTACATTCCTAAAGGCCGCGTATGGAGGCACGTTGCTCACTGCCAACACACAAGATGCAGAATCTAAAATTTTTCCACTAGCATACTGCATAGTTGATTCTGAGAACGATAAATCGTGGGAGtggttcttaaaaaaaataagagaagcaTTCGGGGTTCGAGAATGTCAATGCCTAATATCAGACAGACATGAAAGCATCATCAAAGCAACTAGGAAAGTGTTCCCTGAAATAACACATGGCTACTGCATCTTCCACCTCTTGTCGAAcctcaaaacaaaattcaagaaaaatgcAAAGCATTTCAGAGTGCCATTCTTTGCAGCTGCAAAAGCTTACACAGAAATGGAGTTTGAATTCCATATGAGGGAGCTAGACAACTTGGATAAGCGCATAAGACCGTACCTGGAGAAAATTGGCCATGAAAAATGGTCAAGGTATCATTCAGAAAACAACAGGTGA
- the LOC133034710 gene encoding uncharacterized protein LOC133034710, with the protein MTSNIAEALNSANLAARETPVTTLMECLRAQMQEWTYNNRKEAQKCTTRLTPSSEKKLIGNYVQSLRLTVKPANQNLFEVIDEDRTRIVNLKEKTCTCNRFQKDEMPCNHTVAVMKDLNINTYNYCAQYYTSKAWLQTYEETKDTRVGNVREWELPDFFEEIIVLPPKERIKYGRPRKRRMATAWETKKQNKCGKCGQKGHNKKTCRRITA; encoded by the exons ATGACATCAAACATAGCTGAGGCACTGAACTCAGCAAATTTAGCAGCAAGGGAAACACCAGTGACAACATTAATGGAGTGCTTGAGGGCACAAATGCAAGAGTGGACATACAATAATAGAAAGGAGGCACAAAAATGCACAACAAGGCTGACACCATCATCTGAGAAAAAACTCATAGGGAACTATGTACAGTCATTGCGACTAACA GTGAAACCAGCAAACCAGAACCTGTTTGAGGTGATAGATGAAGACAGAACAAGAATAGTAAACTTGAAGGAGAAGACGTGCACATGCAATAGATTTCAAAAAGATGAAATGCCATGTAACCATACAGTCGCCGTCATGAAGGACTTgaacataaacacatacaactaCTGTGCACAATACTACACATCAAAAGCATGGCTGCAAACATATGAAGAAACAAAAGATACCCGAGTTGGAAACGTAAGAGAATGGGAACTTCCggatttttttgaagaaatcaTAGTGTTGCCTCCAAAGGAGAGAATCAAGTACGGAAGGCCGAGGAAAAGAAGAATGGCGACGGCTTGGgaaacaaagaaacaaaacaagTGTGGCAAGTGTGGACAAAAGGGACATAACAAAAAGACCTGCAGAAGAATTACAGCATAG
- the LOC133038190 gene encoding uncharacterized protein LOC133038190: MSSDGIGGDPCKQISVSENVEVTDRRLVCFEMGATGLNVDSNIELEDDPIPVEETPLVDKRKSKKPIALTSPFMEYDSSISSSKDGSGYGVVKYVAGLCPLDDKIGEDVEHKNEIDFDLWLGEGRRSKKDPHDKEKVYLKGKDKIVPPFRFGVEDVATKMWFHKLAYPGQCLTNSHLDIIFYYLRKKGKYAKEPKVKFTTTDCLFFKTIHALYEKFIAQKKNLSLITAQHAIADYIRGRKMLCGSPWHLCDHVFFIIHMETESHWILGRLNIEERRVYMYNSLSTAMKDSAAIKACQPFAVLLPHFFALFDEFKKENKPVCLDPFEVVKVDGLPQQTSNDCGCFVASFAEYFIDMKPIPPIFDVEKHRDRLAVLFYKYARMKEVEFIDSEDEAPPKGPKKNLS, translated from the exons ATGTCTTCAGATGGAATTGGTGGTGATCCTTGTAAACAGATTTCAGTTTCTGAAAATGTTGAGGTTACGGATCGTCGTCTTGTTTGTTTtgag atggGTGCAACAGGTCTCAATGTTGATTCTAACATTGAACTTGAAGATGACCCAATTCCCGTTGAAGAAACTCCTCTTGTTGACAAGAGGAAATCTAAGAAACCCATAGCGCTGACGTCTCCGTTTATGGAGTATGACTCTTCCATTTCTAGTTCTAAAGATGGTTCTGGTTATGGAGTTGTTAAGTATGTGGCTGGGTTGTGTCCTCTCGATGATAAGATTGGTGAAGATGTAgaacataaaaacgagattgATTTTGACTTGTGGCTTGGTGAAGGACGCCGATCGAAGAAAGAtcc GCATGATAAGGAGAAGGTTTACTTGAAGGGTAAGGATAAGATTGTTCCCCCTTTTCGTTTTGGCGTGGAAGATGTTGCAACCAAGATGTGGTTCCACAAGCTTGCATATCCTGGCCAATGTTTGACTAATTCt CATCTGGACATCATTTTTTACTATCTACGTAAAAAAGGAAAGTATGCAAAGGAGCCAAAGGTTAAGTTCACAACCACCGATTGCTTATTCTTCAAAACCATTCatgctttgtatgaaaaatttattgcacagaaaaaaaatctttctttgataacTGCCCAGCATGCCATTGCTGATTATATAAGAGGTAGAAAAATGTTATGTGGTTCCCCTTGGCATTTGTGCGATCATGTTTTCTTTATCATCCATATGGAGACTGAATCACATTGGATTCTTGGTCGATTGAATATTGAGGAAAGGCGTGTGTACATGTACAACTCCTTGTCGACTGCTATGAAAGATAGTGCTGCTATCAAAGCTTGTCAGCCATTTGCGGTGTTGTTGCCCCACTTTTTTGCTTTGTTTGATGAGttcaaaaaggaaaacaaaCCGGTTTGTTTAGACCCTTTCGAAGTTGTTAAGGTTGATGGTTTGCCTCAACAAACCTCGAA tgACTGTGGTTGTTTCGTTGCATCGTTCGCCGAATACTTTATTGATATGAAACCGATTCCTCCCATATTTGATGTTGAGAAACACCGTGATAGGCTTGCTGTGTTGTTCTATAAGTATGCTCGCATGAAAGAAGTGGAATTTATTGATAGTGAAGATGAGGCTCCTCCGAAGGGTCCAAAGAAGAATTTGTCTTAG
- the LOC133029287 gene encoding uncharacterized protein LOC133029287 has product MATTRSGSKSPSPAKKVSKKSKKAPTVTSKVEPKMGLKKIAKNLVADIPETSASKKRALPVKVDAPKTKRAKISKSARDVSSDSDFEDEVHGEDQKPKVESKVHARTSVKVEGFDLPKKNPPKVSFF; this is encoded by the exons ATGGCAACCACTAGAAGTGGTTCGAAATCACCATCTCCGGCGAAGAAAGTTTCTAAAAAATCGAAGAAGGCTCCAACTGTTACTTCCAAAGTCGAACCTAAAATggggttaaaaaaaattgctaaaaattTAGTGGCTGATATTCCAGAGACATCGGCCTCTAAGAAAAGAGCCCTTCCTGTTAAAGTAGATGCTCCTAAGACTAAGAGAGCAAAAATTTCCAAGTCTGCACGCGAT GTTTCCTCAGATTCTGATTTTGAGGATGAAGTGCATGGTGAGGACCAAAAGCCCAAAGTTGAATCAAAG GTCCATGCTAGGACCTCAGTGAAGGTTGAAGGATTTGACCTACCAAAGAAAAATCCCCCTAAGgtgtcttttttttaa